acacatatatatacGCACTCGTAACGCGTGCCACCCACGACCTTGGCTTTTTAGAGAATCCCGCTCCTGTGTCGTAGGACTTTCCGCTCGGCAGTCCACCGGGTGGGTTTGTTTCTCCTTCCAGTTTCGAGTGTCTTCTTGGATAGTTATAGCGGCCCATAGGCGCGAGATGTACCTTGTGGGGGGGGCGGCGGTCCCCTGGACATAGTCCTTTCAGGCAGTGGCCGTTTAGTCCATGGTCCATTGGATGGTCGGTGCAAGGCCAGAAATTGGAACACATTGATTCCGCTCGTTCCCGTCCTTCGCTTCAGGGCCTGTCCCTCGGTGTGGTCAGTACTCCATACTGTCGGGCAGCGAAGCTTACACTTGTTCACTAATTATGACGGTTCACCAGGGCCTCTTTCCTCCTCCCTTTTCTGCTCACTCGTAGGGGTCGGGACCCCCACAAAGGGGGAGGGAGTCGACTGAACATCTCAGCCATTGGCGGGAATTTCGCCCGCATCCGATCCCCAATTCTTGTTCACCCCGGATGATCGTGTTGGGTGAATTGTGACCTCGTACGATCGTGTCGGGTGAGCAACAGCCGCTTCGTCACAGTACTTACTTATGGGCTAACAGGTCACACTTTGGCCAAGTATCCTACAAAGAGACTCCCGAGAGCCAGAAGTATTAAAGGAATGGCCATAGGAATGGGCGCATCATGACATCGTAAGATGTCTCGCCCGAATGAATTAGTTGGTACTAGAAATGTTAGAAAAAGTGAACGAAAGGAGTAATAAGAAGTGAAAAGGACAGAGACACTTCCCAACCAGAAAGCAAAGTTCCCACTGATGGTATACTTAGTGTAAGCGAGCTCTAAGATCACATCTTTGGAATAAAATCCAGTTagaaaaggaaatccaattagAGATAAGCTGCCCATGAGCATCATGGCATAGGTAAAAGGGAACGAGGAGGCAAGCCCCCCCATCTTCCGCATATCTTGCTCATCCGACATGGCATGAATCACCGAACCTGCACTCAGGAATAGTAATGCTTTGAAAAACGTGTGATTCATTAAGTGAAAGACGCTAACCGAATAGTTAGAGATGCCGCAAGCAAAGATCATATAGCCTAATTGACTGCAAGTTGAATAAGCTATGACCCTCTTTAGATCATTCTGTAATATTCCAGTGGTTGCCGCAAGGAATGACGTCATAGCTCCTGCAAAAGTAATAACAATCAAAGCCGAAGGTGGGTATTCAAATAAAGGGGAGCACCTTGCTATCATGAAAACGCCAGCTGTTACCATAGTAGCTGCATGAATCAAAGCGGATACTGGAGTGGGACCCTCCATAGCATCAGGTGACCAAGTATGCGATCCTATCTGTGCAGATTTCCCAACAGCACcaataaaaagtaaaatacaaATAAGAGTTATGGCATTCAATCTCATATTGCAAGAAATCCAAGAATTTCTGGGGGCACTAGCACGAGCAAAAATGGTTGAAAAGTCTACTGTTTGAAATAGAGtaaaacaacccaaaatcccaGGAGCTAATCCAAAATCACCTACTCGATTGACAAGCATAGCTTTTATAGCTGCTTTATCTGCCTGAAGTCGTGTAAACCAGAAATGAATTAACAAATATGAAGCAAGACCTACTCCCTCCCATCCCAGGAATAATTGAAGAGAGTTATCTCCAGTCACCAACATTGGCATAAAAAAAGTAGGAATGGATAAATAACACATAAATCGAGGGCTATGCGGATCCTCAGACATATATGAAATGGAATAAAGATGGACCAAGCTACTTATGAATGTAACCACAATTAACATCACTACGGTCGGGCTATCGAACACGGGGTCAGAAGTGAATTACGAGTCGGACCAATCTGCGAATCGAGCGAGCTCCCCTTGCATGCAATGATGTGGTGGTAAACCTCTCATTCTAATTCAGTGCTCTCCGAACCGTGCGGGAAGGTTTCCCATCACACGGCTCACCAACTTGATCTTCCGCGGGAACCGTATGTCCGAACAGGCCTGGAAAAAAAGGTAAGGTCTCGCTTTCCTTTGCCACTCAAGTGTACGGCATCTGCCGTGCTTAGGCCCCTTCTTCCCTTACCTAATGAAAGAGTCCACCGCCTGCCTTAGTAGTCTCAAATAAGGCGTGCAGGCCTGCCCCTTTAGTAGGTGATTCACTACCGAAGCGAAGAAAAGGCTGGATCAATCAAAGGGGGTACTACGAGCCCTCTGCCCCACGCATCTAACCAGCTCGCGTGGTTCACCGGTTCCACCGACTAGACCAAAAGAGTGATTCAGTCGATACAGAGGTGCGCTTGAAGTGGGGGGTGTGCTGTCCCTATTGGGCTGGGCCCTTCCCCATAAGGCCCCACCGTCGGGGCATAAGCGCCCTCTTGCTACCCATATGCGAGGCGCCGTCTTAGCCTTCCCTGACCAGGATCGCTCCCACACCTGTAGCGTTCGTGATCGGCCTCCTCAACTGTGTATCGATCGAAAGGCAGGGCGGCACAGCCCCCAACCAAGGGAGTGGTTACGTCCAGTATGTCCCCCCTTATTCCCGACATGCTATGGTACCCCGGAGTGGGTAGGAGCGGGTCGAGTCCGTATCGCCGCGGAGCAACAGCCGCGTCCGGATCTGATCTATTTACTCGGCAATTCATCCGGTGACTTCACGGTCGCCAAAGAAGCCCCAAGAAGCATCAAACATTTCCGATGAGATCCATGGAGCAATTCTTAGATAGCAAGCACTAGCTCCCGGTGCGACTTCATAAAAAGCAATCAAAGAGAAGATCGAAGAGAATGAAACGCACGTAGTGGTTATTATAGCGGTTCCTTCTTTTCCTAGAAAACGTCCGAAACAACCTGCTACAAAACTACCGAGCAGGGGTAAAAATACGATAAGTAGATACATAATTTCGAGTGTGATCAGACAACCAAAAATCAGACAATGACAGAGCGGCCTGTGATTGAGTGATAGATTGATCGACGACGGAACGAAGAACGAAACTTTACGACAGCTTTTTCGTAAACGTTCACTTGCATCACATCATCTTCAACCAACCTCCACCCGAGAAGCCCATGGGATCCGCTCTACAGATACCATCAAATCCCAGTTTCCGAGATACCACATCAGCCCTATCACCACTAATCCTAGGTTATCAGGGGACGCTAGGCATCGGAATTCAAAAAGTTCTCTTTTTTTTGTCAGCGGATTTCGCTCATCAAGTTCTTCTTTGATCTGCCGCTGTTAGAACACCACAATATTCGTCTTTTTGGGGTTAATGTTCTCAATGGTGAATCGATCATTCGATATCCTTTTCCTTCTGCGACGGAATGGAAGAAAAGTAATGAAACCTGCGATGGCTACTGAATAACCTCCTTTTACTTTCTCAATAATAAAGCCTTTGACCTTTGTATTCGTTCGCCAAATCTTGTTCAGTTCCATCCAAGCTCGGTTTTGTCTGAATCTtcgtggaagaagaagaagcggtTCACCAGCCACTACATCTGTAGATCCCACCAAATCATTAAACCTGGCGGCTGCTCGCTCTTTGATCAGTGATTCACCGGCCACTAGATCGATGAAGAATCTCTCTAAAATCTGCTCTTTGATCAGTGATTCACCGGCCACTAGATCCAGGAATCCCACCTTATTCTCAAACCTGGTGGCTCGGTTGATTGGCACTCCTGTAGGCTCATCTTGCATACAAATTCTGGGGGTCCCAAGTCCTGCATCCACCAAGAACATTTCTTCCCTTAAGCGTAAAACTTCAGATTGTAAGGCGTTTCCACTACATAAGAAAAAACTGGAATTAGATCTTGGAAATGATCGACTCAAATAGATGCTCATCATAAGCTTTTTTTTTCCTCCTCTTCGTGTTCTATTGATCAGAAGCATCCAGCAGCGCCACGCCAGTAGAAAGAGTCTTGCTACTAAGCTAAGCTGCTGTTGGGGAACTCGGTATAAGCGATTTTCCGCTTCCGCCTTTCTAGGCTTCACAATAGCTCCCCCCTTTCTTTTCCAATTCCTTCTTTTCGTTCTACTTAGGTGGAGCAATCCGAACTCTCGACAGAATATAAAAGAGGACCACAGGCCTGTGTAAACACCTCAACGAACTCATGTGGACACTCCTCAGCCCGAGGACAATCTCTCAAATACACATGTTGATGTTGTTGAcccgtttttcttttctttgctgaTTCCTCTCAATGAAATTTTCCATGTTGCACTAAGTTACTTACGGATGTATGCATGCGGTCCGGGAACACTTTGGGGTGAACACCCATCCGAACAAGTAGGGTCAATAGTTCAGCATTTAGGCCGTAACATTTAGCAACAAATAAATATTTAACCCAACAAGTGCTCTCCGAACCAAGCTAGATAGTCTCCTATCACTAGGCTCACCAACCAACCtggactttttttttattattcctaCCGGATATCAAAACAAACCATAAGGATTGTTTCCAGCCATGAGTTCCCCTATGACATAAGCGCTCTTGGGTGGGGTGGGCCATTCCATCAAATCTTTGAGAAGGGGCCCAATCTCGTATTTGATGGTCGGCGTGGCGATAGGCTTCGTTTCTACGACTGCCTTCCCAGCCGTTGAAAGACTGAGCGAGAACGGTAAGGGGCGCACAAACAAAGAATGTCGTTGTGCGGGGATGCGATTCGCCAAGCTGGGGCAAAGAAAGCCGTCCGACCCTACCGAAGTACCAAAGGCTTTCGAGGCTTACACCTCCCTATTACAGGACCTAAAAAAAGGCTTTCAGTAGCGCCCTTAGAATCTAATTTGAAGCGCCAGTAGTTGTAGCTGTGGCCACACCAACCCTTTCGTTCTTATCGCTCCGGATTCCGATCTATATGACCTCCGGGCGGTACAAAGTAAACCTCTTCCGTAGAAGCAGGTAGTAACCTAACCTttaagaatttgttcaagggggGACCCTCTGATCTATCAATGGAAAGATCTCCATGTGTGGCGTGATAAGGAATCCTAGAAAAGATCGATTGAGACTCCCTCCACGGTCCCACGAAGATCTCTACGTACTTGTCCAGGACAAGTGAGATCTTCGGTCTGCGTGCCTGGGAGCAGCTCAAACAAAGAAGAGTCTGGTCCGGTCTGAATTCAGGCACGGCCCGCCCGTCTGCTGCTAGGTCCGGAAATGGCGCCGGGCGAGGGCGCCGCTATGCCCCTTAATGAATCGAATGGTCCTTCGACCTTCGTTTGATTCCGACGGCCGGCATAGATCTCATGAGACCCGCCCACTATTACTACGAAAAAAGCCCTGCCCTTTCCTTCGCTACTAGGAAAGTAAGCAACTTCTATTAGCGCCGGACCTTGAGTCGAATTGATCGTGTCATGTGCAACGTCCATCAATGATGGTTCATTAATGTCCATTGATTTAGACTCCTTCCCCCTTCTCAACGTAGAAAAAGATCGAGAGGGGCCCGAAAGCCCCCAAAGAACGGAAACGGAATTCGATTCACTCCCCATTCTCTCTTAAATAAATAAAGCTCGCCCTGGGCCGGGTCTTTCCCTGTTGTTCTGTTCCCGCCACGAGAAAGACGCACGGAAGAGGTATTCCCAGCGCGCGGAGGATCCGTTGAGAGTTTGTCTCGGTAGGGAACTGTACGATCTTTTCCCCTATTGTATTGAATCAATAAAAAAAGAGGTCAGTGCTACGGCCCCCTATTGTTTGATCCAATATTGACCGGGGACGAGCCCCCACTTCCATAGATCCTTGGTTTGACCTCCCGTAGTGGTCCTTGCTTTTAAGAAAGCGGAGCGGGGCCAATTTCTCGTACTTGCTCAGTGTGCCCCCCTTTCTTCGAGTGCCCCGCCCGGTTCACTGGGCTGTTGGCTTACCAAGCACTTGCCCGCTGCTCCTGCCGCCCGCTTGGCGGGCGGAGCGCTCGTTATCCTGACTTTTCTCTCTGCTGGGGCCCTCCCATTGCTATAGCCATAAGCTATGGCAGCTCCAGCTCGCAACCACAGGGGCCCGCCCCGCGAGGCCAGAGTGGGCTCAGCGGTCAGCCTCCATTCGAATTATGTTAGGGGGTCTTTCGCTTTTGCCAGATCTAGAGAGATACTACAAGTCCTCCGTCCCAGATTCCATCGCCGCGGCCATCTGGTTCACCGGTACTACCAAAAAGTCTCATGCTTACGTTACTGTTATTGATGGTTTGATTATCTTGGACCACGAGGACCCCAGTCGTGCTTCTGGTTTCCATTCCAATCATCATATTGATGATAAATCTCCTCGTGCTCTGCCATAAGAACTTGGAGTCCGTATCATGGTGAAGATAAGGTAAGGCTGTGATTCTTGCTCAAAAAACAGACCGAACGCCTTCGAGTTATTGGCTCGTCCAACCCGGCAGCATTCATGAGTCGCTAGTTCAACTGTCCCTCGGAGACAGGGTCGAGAAGTACCATGCATGGTTGCCCCCCGTCCTTTCTTTCTATCAGTCTCACCCAGCAAGCCACCCCAACCCTACAGCCAAAAAAGGTAAGCGCCTAGCGCGAGCCTTATTTATTAGTTTAGTAAAGTCAAGCTTTGGCTCCCTAAAGACTAAAGAAATGCATAAAAAAGGGGGGGACTTATGCAACGGGCTATGCCACCCAAACCAACTGAGGGAAGTCGCATCCGTCCCATCGCAAGCACCTACAATGTCATGATCACATTGGTTTACCCTAGTTTCTTTGGTAGTTTAACGTACGGTCGCCCCTCCAACAAGAAAAGGTATAAATATGGAAACTTCTCTGCCATTTGGATCGGAGAATTTATGGAGGAAATCGGGTTTTAAATTCCCAGAAACCGCACGATTATATAGCCAAAGGGAATAGGCCGCGCCTAAAATCATCCCAAGCGCTGCTAATGTGGCTACTAAGCTATTTCTTTGGAAAGCTCCTACTAAGATGAGAAATTCCCCGATAAAGCTGCTAGTACCAGGTGAACTCATATTGGCCAAAGTGGAAGAGAAGAAAATGGTAGAGAGATTCGGCATGGTGCTCACTGAACCTCCGTAATATCTAACAAGTCGAGTCTTATGTCGGTCATATAGAACACCAACACATAGAAAAAGGGCTGAAGAAACCAGTCCATGACTTGACATCGGTAGAATGCTACCTCCAATTCCCTGTATGTTCGATAGAGCCAAAGATTCCCCCCCACTGATCGGAGTACGCCGATTACCCCCCGAACCGTACAAGATAGTTACCACCTATCATACGGCTTTCTAACTTAACTTCTTTTTCTGGTCGTTCCGCTCTGTCGATCGATGGTAGTATAAGAGATCTGTAACCCCCCGAAATTTTTTACATAATGGTTCCTGCTTCCTACCCATAGTTAGCATGTATCTCCCCCGGTCATACTTTAGTATCACATCGTAGACCCCCACCCCAACGCTATCTTCCTTATCAGTGAACCGGAACATAGTGCATAGGTACTCTTCGATGCAGCGGGGACGAGACGACGTGACATACTACGATCACGTACAGAAGTGCTGTCCTTCGTCTCGGCAATATGGAACCTCTCAACAGCTCCCGTTCTTTTATGGGGTCCTATCGGGATAGGTAGGCCCAAGCCTTTCCCCTCCCCCCTCCCTCCATAAGACCCTCTTTCTCTTTCCCTCTCGGGAAAGAAGATAAGAAAggattcatttttttctttcatgTGAACGGCCCTATCTTGTATCGAAAGGTTTTTCGTGCTATACACCACGTTGAGAAAGACCAACCTCCTATGTACCGTACTCTTTTTGTACCTCGAAAGGGGGGTCCTCCTTATGATGCTACGGACGGCTGTCCGAAGTGCAAGGGGTAAACTCGGACTCGGATAGGATAGGATTGTGCGCGCCGGGCCCTTCGGGTCTCATATTTTGGCCGAGTTTACCGTACCTCCGTCCCCTATGTTAGGCGGCCGTAATATTTTGTTACGTTCTACCGCTGTTACGCCAGAATAAAAGGTTCCACACGAGCTCCCGTTCTGCGGCGTGGTGGCAGGACCGCTAGGGGAGTGGCTCCGGGTATAGATAGGGTTAAATCTGCAGGGGTCATGCAAATACATAGGCCCCTTCCCTTCTCTTTTGGATGAATGGGGTGGTTTAGAAGGCGCTTTCCGATCTACGGTCCCTCGGAGCGAAGGGTTAGGCAGGTAGTATGGGCCCTCTGACTTCCAGCTATGTGCTGTGCGGCTCCCGCGAAGCGAATGAAGGGAAGCTCTTCGAGCTTCCGGGTGAGCTTACGCTTACTCTCAGCCTCTTTGATTGGTAGGCGGGCGGGCTAAGCCCCCTACTTAAGATTCAATTCATAAGGCTAATTTTATGTTGTCGTGAGGCTTTGGTTAGGCCGACTACTATAGGCTAGCTACTTCTAGCTTCTATACTGGCCCTTCCACTTTGGTGTAGTTTTAGTTTGTATTGGTACTGAATGAACATATCAAACAAAGGCGAGCAGTATAAGCCCTTCTCCGGCCTGGGAAAAGCAGCGAACTCTAGAAGCTAGGGCTTTGTTCACCTTTGGACACGAACACTATTCCGTTCTCAGCGGAAACCCGCCTTAGAGATTGAACGGCAATAAGATAAGTCAACGTTCAATCTAAGACAGCGCTGAGCGCTGATAGCTTGTAGTGAACAGCCCCATTATGAAACCAACCGAAAGCAGCCTTTGGTACttaagtagttaaggtttggaaCCCTTGCAACTATGATAGAAAGCCGTTTGCTTGTTGCCAAACCCTTCGCCTTTCTTTTGAATCAAAGTAGGTCGCGACTGTTGTATTTTAGTCGGTCGGGTGAAGCGGTAGCTTCGTGCTCCGCTTCTCTCGCGCTTGCTTGCGTAAAGGCTTAGAGCCCTTTTCGCTAGGTCCAAAAGCTTCCCAAAAGATCTGATCCAACAGAAATCCCGCATTGAGCGTAGCTGATATGCGGCTACGGCTAGCCGATCATATCATTCCATAAAAAAAATCTATATGTATAGAGAGATCCCCTAGATATACAGATAGAATAGATGTTCATGGATAGACAGACATTCCATTGATTCTTTGTTTTTGGGCTGAAAAAGCTCGTCGATCCAAATGAATCATTCTTCTGGTCTCTCTTCGCTCCCCACCCCGAAACTGACCCACGGCACAGCGCCCATTCGCTTTTTGCGCGGGAAGGCAACGAAGTTCAGTTCATGAGACCGCAGCGCAGCGGAGTGGAGCAGCCGCGACACGAAGTTCCTTACCTTAGCTGGATCTCGCTGGTGCCACCTAAACGGTAGGTAGGCGGCGGATGTGTGACGTTTGGAGTTGTCGTTCGTGCACCTGTCCCCAATGGAAGAATGAGTGATCTGTTCCCCTGCGGATCATGGCCTTACCACTCGGTCCCCGATGGCCAGCGGGGGATTCGGTATAGCAGCTCAGGTTCGTTTGCGCTGCGCGTTCCCGCTGGACTGGACACATGTTAGCTGTAGGAAGTATGGTTCCGAAAGTGACTTCGGTTCGCCAGTTCAGGCTCAACTCCTCGCTTTACGTTAGCGGACCTACAGGTCGGGCCGGGGCTCTGCGCTCTTTCTTTCTGTGTGGGACGATACCGGGGAGAGAAGGGAATGCGTCGAGGCGGCGAACAAGACAACTACATTTTGGCTTTTCCCTCCATGAGATGAGCCCAGTGCATTGGACCGATGGATAAGAGAACTGAGCTGGCCTAAAAAGCGCTTGGGCGCTCTACGTACGATGTAGACTCCATCAGATACATATCGATTTCTTTCTGATGGATCAAGAATAGATAGTTGTCTCATCAATAGATAGAAATAGGAGATTTCCCCTTATTCTTGAGAGATTCCCTCTCTATCTCTTTCGATCTATCAGAACAGATCAGGCTATCTATCAATCGATTTGAAAAGAGCACGCTCATCTCGCTTTTCGTTCATTTTCGCCACGAAAACATAGCCGCCATAATAAGAAGCAGGCGAAGCAGCTAGAAGTACTCGCTTCACGCCCTTGAATTATTATTCACGAATGAATTGGGAAAGCCAACAGAAAGATTCGATTCTGACTTCGTAGAGCCGGTGCTGCTGTTGCCTGCGCGTAGGGCCGTCCCCCACTCCCGTCCCGGGGCGCTAAGGGGCTTTTGTTTTTGGAACAGACGGCAGTGTTTTGCTGACGCCTCGAATCAAGCTTTTATTGCGACATGCTATGCTTTCTCCCCCATTGCTAGTAGGTTGATGGGTCGCGCGCCCGGCACACATGTTTTGGCCTTGTGTGTCCATAACTCAAAATAGGTGACCTAACGGCCGCCGCCCGACTAAACATACCAATAGTCACCAGATTCATATGAGCTACTGAGGAGTAAGC
This DNA window, taken from Nicotiana tabacum cultivar K326 chromosome 4, ASM71507v2, whole genome shotgun sequence, encodes the following:
- the LOC142180276 gene encoding small ribosomal subunit protein bS1m-like, coding for MLLINRTRRGGKKKLMMSIYLSRSFPRSNSSFFLCSGNALQSEVLRLREEMFLVDAGLGTPRICMQDEPTGVPINRATRFENKVGFLDLVAGESLIKEQILERFFIDLVAGESLIKERAAARFNDLVGSTDVVAGEPLLLLPRRFRQNRAWMELNKIWRTNTKVKGFIIEKVKGGYSVAIAGFITFLPFRRRRKRISNDRFTIENINPKKTNIVVF